The Microtus pennsylvanicus isolate mMicPen1 chromosome 5, mMicPen1.hap1, whole genome shotgun sequence DNA segment TAATTTCATATGCACTGTGCAGATAATCCACTCTTTCTGTGGTTGTAGTCAGTTCATTCTTGCAttctgccgtgtgtgtgtgtgtgtgtgtatgtgtgtgtgtgtgtgcgtgcgtgagtgcGCGTGTATTTGTCAAAAGTCAATTCCACATGCACAGCTGTTTACATGGGTACTGGTGTCGGGGGTGGCACTTGGGTCCTTGCACAGctgtttacatgggtgctggtaTCAGGGGTTGGCCCTTGGGTCCTTGAGTTTGCATACTTTCTCAGATGCACCACCTTCCCTACCCTGTATTCTGTGTTCGAAGAACCTAAGGTACTGTACATTTCTCTGGGTTAATTTTACACATTCTTATGCATCTCCAAAATCCTCTTAAGGCAGAAACCCACTGCAATATACTCCCACTTCCTTTATCCCCAGTCAACTGCACTGTGTTTGTGCGAGGTAAATATTTCCCTGGCGGTGACTAGGTAGTTATAATTCAGAACTTTTTATGACCTTGGAGCGTATCCATTTGAATAATACCCACCTAGGTGGATGGAGGCGAAGGTATGCATCTTAGAATGACCCGGACGCAGAAGACTCTGGGGCCTTGAGAGCGAGGGAGTGGGGCAGGTCCCCACCAGGTCCCTACTTGTCACAAATAATCTCTTTTGGGATCGCCAATCCCCCCTGACCTGCCCTGGAATTTTTACAGCCCCGGCCCCTCCTCCGTGGCAGGCAATGAACAAGCAGGTGTGGTGGCTTGTGTACACACATAGGGTACGGTGGACTTTCTCATCGCTGTCTCTAATTTACTGCCCCTCTAGATTCCTGAGTGGGAGGTTCTACCAGCAGCAGGACGGGAGACGGGCCTGAGCTCTGGGTTGTGTGAGAAATGAAAGAGATACCGTTAATGCCTGCCAAACGTAAGCAAGCGAGGAAGGTTGTAAGGTTGCAGTTTCTGCTGTGGAATTTTAAAACCAGGCAGGTGGAGGTAGCTTAGTTCTGCTTCTGGGTCCTCTCTGTCTTCGGAGCCATCTCACAGTCTAGCTCCGTTAGGACGGCCTATAAGGTCTTCTGGGAGTGGAATTACTGCTAATTCCAAATTAATTACCGACCGGTCACTGGCAGGGTTCAACTGCGCCACACCGTTCATGTGCTTTCCCCGGGGTTTTTTTCCTCAgaattctgatttaaaaaaaacctctcccAAATCAAAGTTTGGAAGTCAGACGAAATGATTCCAGATCAATGCTAGAGAACGAACGTCTCATCTTCGGCTCCACCCAAAGGCCAATGCGCTGGGGCTGGGTAGGAGTTCCAGATTACACAGCGTGGACTACACTGCCCCCTCGTGGTGGTGACGCACGAAGCAGGCGTGGCCCGCGCTCGCCCACGTAGCGTAGTTTCCAGGGAGGGCTGGGCTGCTTGGCCGGCATTCCCTCCCACAGCCTCCTTGTTCAGGtgtcccctgcctcagccctgcCTATTTCTACAGGCCTTTTGCACACTCGTTAACTTCTTCGGATGGTGTAGCCCGGCTCCAGTGGGGTCTCGCTGATATTAGGACAAATTCTAAATGACACAACAATATCTATTTGGGCTGCTGATTTTGTTTGGCCTGTACAAAGGTCCTGAGGTGGGGCTTGGCTTTAGAAGCTaagggcttgggggtggggtgcctTAGCAGAGGGAGACAAGGGCTGGTATGGGCCTTGTGCTGAACTTGAACATTTATGGTCAGTGTGCTGTATGCTTTGAAGGATCGAGTGTGCGTGGGCACTGCTGAGACTTTACACGTGATTAAACTCCCTGTGGTAGGTGTGTGGTCACTGAATTGCTTAGCAGTAAGTCGGCTGGGAACCTGTAAAGGGGCCTTTGGGTTTGCAGGAGCCCGGGATGATGGTGTGGTCTGTAAGTATGGAGGGAGTGAATGACTCCACAGGTCTCCTCAGCTGATTGGACAAGGAAGGGCTACGGGATACCCACCAGGCTCCTGGCTGGACCAGGATAGCCTAGAGGATGGAGATGGAATCCAGTAACATCTGGGACCAGACTTGGGGACGGAGAGGTGGTATCCCAGGTCTGTGGGATAAGCTGGGTTAGAGTGCTGGACAGACGGTAGGACCTAGCTAGAGGGCTTTGCACTCCACTGATGGTAAGCAGCTGAAGCCTCGAGGAAAGAGGCCTTCTGGGCTTTCTTGTGTGGTTCCAGGGCAGGCCTCAGTTGCCCTCCCTTAGTTCTGGTTCACGTCACTCATTCCGGGACCAACCTCTGGCTCCAGCAGGTGGATGAAAAGACCAGTGCACACAGGCCCAATGAGATGCTTGCAGTTTATTGCGGGGAGGAAGGCAGGACAGGTGTGGGGAGGTCAAGGGCGTACAGGGCAACAATGGTGGCTCTTAGCAGGGGGATATCTTTGAAGTCTGCTGAGCTTTAGAATTGTAGGCCTTTATTACACCGAGGGCTTGTTAGGATTTTATCctagaataaagaaacaaaacccccacATAACGGTGAGTGAACCCCAGAAGTAGATGGCATATACAGATTTAACAGAGGCAAAAGCTACAGTAAGTTCTGCAAGGTTCTCAGGGTAGAGGCCTTGGATGGCTTCCCAAAAAGGCCTTAAAAGAGCAGGCAAAGTGGCTTAGCTGTAAATGCTCCTGCCATCAAACTCGACCCCCTGAGTGTGATCCACAGGACCCACAtttgtggaaggagaggactaaTTCCTTAAAGATTGTCCTATGACCTTCACAGTGCAACATACACCTACACATTCACACTGAATAAATACAGTTTTTGGGAAAAAAGTCAGTGGAGCTGAGTGTGCTGGTACAAGCTCATAGTTCGAGCTACTGGGGGGCTGAGGTAAGAACAACAGTTGACCCCAGGAGTTTGAGGACAGTGAGGCTAGCTCTGAGAGACCTTCCcccaaacaacagcaataacaacaacacgcacgcacacacagcaaaaagaaagcaagggacaCCACAGGGATATCCATTAGCCTTGTAACCCCCATGTGGTATGAAACTGTAGTTGGGGAACCACTCAGAAGCAATGTGGTGACGGGTGTTGCATACCGAGAGCTTCAGGATATTCTTTCTGGTCTCCTCCGGGAGGGTATCCACCAGTTTCTTCAGCTGGATTCCTGCATCTATAAGTTCTGAGCTGGGGCTGTAAAACTCCAGGACTTCCTTATATCTGGACTCTGGGTCCATGAAGAGGCTCTCAAGGGCTTGAAGAAACCCTGGGCAGACATCTGAAGAAGCTGGAGTGCAGGCAAAAGAAAGTGCATGGATTCAGCTTCTTCTCCAAAGGCTGGCCAGTGCCCCACTGGACCAGTCAGTCTGGGCAGCAACAGATAGCAGCCTTTGGGTGATGGAGGAGAATGTAAGAGCTGGTGAGGCTCCAAGCGTGGAAACCTGGCACCGTGTGAGCACTTTCTAGGTTACAGCCAGCTTTTGGCTTTCCTGAGCTGCCTTTGGATTCCTGGCTTGGGTTGGCCATTGTTTCTGTCATCATTCTAGACAGAGCCGGTAACAGAAGCTGCCTGTCTGGCTTTTGCTGTGGCGTGGGGCCTGGGAGGAGGCCTCTGGGAGCCTTGCTTTCTACCAGAATGCTCCTGGCCCATGGCTAATGGTGGTCTGTGCCACGTGTTACCGAGGGCATGCGACACAGTCCTTGTGCCAGCCTCGCGTCGTCCCCAGACCTGGCCTGGAAGATGAAGGTACGCATGCATTCTAGTCTGACGGCACAGTCAGTTTGCAGACAAGCCTCTCACCTCACCATGTTCCCCGCAACAGCAGTGCTGTGTGGATTGTGCTGTCTGCTTCAGTGCCTACTCCTGGGAACACGATTTCCTACCCTGCTTCCCTCTGTCTTCTGACCTAGTTCAAATTTCCTGCCCCGGAATTTTCTGCATTGTGGGCAAATTTGGCCTCACTGCTCTGACTCAGGACCCTGCTCCTATTCCAAATATCCACTCCAGCTGGGTATGGCAGCTCACATTTGTCACATAACCCATGACACtggggagactaaggcaggatgCCTGTGGATTCAGACCAAAAAGAGGCCccgtctcaaaaccaa contains these protein-coding regions:
- the Scgb1a1 gene encoding uteroglobin, translated to MKVAVLTIAVAMLTVCSSSASSDVCPGFLQALESLFMDPESRYKEVLEFYSPSSELIDAGIQLKKLVDTLPEETRKNILKLSDKILTSPRCNKGLQF